Proteins encoded together in one Electrophorus electricus isolate fEleEle1 chromosome 9, fEleEle1.pri, whole genome shotgun sequence window:
- the gucy1b1 gene encoding guanylate cyclase soluble subunit beta-1 — MYGFVNHALELLVLRNFGPDVWEAIKREAQVDVEGQFLVRIIYEDAKTYDLVAAASKVLKIEAGDILQMFGKMFFEYCQESGYDTILRVLGSNVREFLQNLDALHDHLGTIYPGMRAPSFRCTDAEKGNNLILHYYSEREGLQDIVIGIIKTVAQQIHGTEIEMKVVQQKSEECDHIKFLIEEKDSEEEAFYEDLDGFEENSTQETRISPYTFCKAFPFHLMFDKDLVLTQCGNAIFRVLPQLQPGMCNLASVFSLVRPHIDFSFHGILSHINTVFVLRSKEGLLNVETAECEDELTGAEVSCLRLKGQMISLPETENILFLCSPSVMNLDDLTRRGLYLSDIPLHDATRDLVLLGEQFREEYKLTQELEILTDRLQHTLRALEDEKKKTDRLLYSVLPPSVANELRHKRPVPAKRYDNVTILFSGIVGFNAFCSKHASAEGAIKIVNLLNDIYTKFDILTDSRKNPYVYKVETVGDKYMTVSGLPEPCIHHAKSICHLALDMMEMAGQVKVDEEPVQITIGIHTGEVVTGVIGQRMPRYCLFGNTVNLTSRTETTGEKGKINVSEYTYRCLQSAENADPQFHLEYRGPVTMKGKKEPMKVWFLSRKNP, encoded by the exons ATG tATGGTTTTGTCAACCACGCCTTAGAACTTCTGGTATTAAGAAATTTCGGGCCAGATGTATGGGAGGCTATCAA GCGGGAGGCCCAGGTTGATGTTGAAGGTCAATTCCTGGTCAGAATCATCTATGAAGATGCCAAAACATATGACCTTGTGGCTGCTGCAAGCAAAGTTCTAA AGATTGAAGCGGGTGACATCCTGCAGATGTTTGGGAAGATGTTCTTCGAGTACTGTCAGGAGTCTGGCTATGACACCATCCTCAGAGTGCTGGGCTCCAATGTCCGTGAGTTCCTTCAA AACCTGGATGCCCTGCACGACCACTTGGGCACCATTTACCCAGGCATGCGCGCGCCCTCTTTCCGCTGCACGGACGCAGAGAAGGGCAACAACCTCATCCTACACTACTATTCCGAGAGGGAGGGGCTGCAGGACATTGTCATTGGCATCATCAAGACAGTCGCGCAGCAGATCCATGGGACAGAAATCGAGATGAAG GTTGTTCAGCAGAAAAGCGAGGAGTGTGACCACATTAAGTTCCTGATCGAGGAGAAAGATTCTGAGGAGGAGGCGTTCTATGAGGATCTGGATGGCTTCGAGGAGAACAGCACCCAGGAGACGCGCATCAGCCCCTACACCTTCTGCAAGGCCTTCCCTTTCCACCTTATGTTCGACAAGGATCTTGTGCTCACCCAGTGCGGCAATGCCATCTTCAGGGTCCTGCCACAG CTCCAGCCTGGCATGTGTAACCTGGCCTCTGTATTTTCCCTGGTGCGGCCTCACATTGATTTCAGTTTCCATGGCATCCTTTCCCATATCAACACGGTGTTTGTGCTCCGGAGCAAG GAGGGCCTACTGAATGTGGAGACGGCTGAGTGTGAGGACGAGCTGACAGGAGCAGAGGTTAGCTGCCTGCGGCTCAAAGGACAGATGATCTCGCTCCCCGAGACGGAGaacatcctcttcctctgctcacCGAG CGTGATGAACCTGGACGATCTGACACGCAGGGGTTTATATCTGAGTGACATCCCACTGCATGACGCCACACGTGACCTGGTGTTGCTGGGTGAGCAGTTCAGGGAGGAGTACAAGCTCACACAGGAGCTTGAGATCCTCACCGACCGTCTGCAGCACACGCTCCGGGCCCTGGAGGACGAGAAGAAGAAGACTGACAG GTTGCTGTACTCAGTGCTGCCGCCGTCCGTGGCCAATGAATTGAGACACAAGCGACCTGTGCCTGCAAAACGCTACGACAACGTCACCATCCTCTTCAGCGGTATTGTGGGCTTCAATGCCTTCTGCAGCAAGCATGCGTCAGCGGAGGGAGCCATAAAGATTGTCAACCTCCTCAACGACATCTACACCAAGTTCGACATTCTTACCGATTCCCGGAAGAACCCTTATGTGTATAAG GTGGAGACCGTTGGCGACAAATACATGACAGTGAGCGGTCTTCCTGAGCCTTGCATCCACCACGCCAAGTCCATCTGTCACCTGGCCCTGGACATGATGGAGATGGCTGGACAGGTGAAGGTGGACGAGGAACCTGTGCAG ATTACTATAGGGATCCATACTGGAGAGGTCGTGACAGGGGTCATAGGTCAGCGAATGCCCCGCTACTGCCTGTTTGGGAATACGGTGAACCTAACGAGTCGCACAGAGACCACAGGCGAGAAGGGGAAGATAAATGTGTCTGAGTACACCTACAG GTGTCTGCAGTCGGCGGAGAACGCTGACCCCCAGTTCCATCTGGAGTATCGTGGGCCTGTGACcatgaagggaaaaaaggagCCAATGAAAGTGTGGTTCCTCTCACGGAAGAACCCATAG
- the gucy1a1 gene encoding guanylate cyclase soluble subunit alpha-1: MFCAKLKDLKISGECPFSMVVKNKEPGDFKETDDHRARDALPISEEVHGNIASVVPKRKTSKGKVNLHSLGESIRKLVCPEFENLRNAMIRVMKQQSDLTCPAECNADVCQLLEKPEHLVDVMKSYSLQTGIHMDMLKISLGLEVFRDCYEEYSHILGVVGGALHDFLNSFNVLLKQSTPPNPEARRYVDQASVLCLDKDPGLLTVYYFNPHPTTELFFPGIIQAAAAVLYRTQVEVGMDVSGKDAGALQASRRPHLLYSVAVRDARNLTPSPMRTPSSGAISLALLYTTFPFHILLDQDMGLLQMGDGLRRRLGRGRDNQRRPVFQEHFAVVSPEINADFQGILTMLNTQFVLRVKQQGSGTATHSGKPMDLKGQMVFMSEMNAVLFLGSPCVDRLEELTGRGLYLSDIPIHNALRDVVLVGEQARAQDGLKRRLGKAKAALEQAHQALEEEKRRTVELLYTIFPGNVAQRLWQGLPVQAKKFDRVTVLFSDIVGFTAICSRCTPMQVVSMLSELYTRFDHHCGELDIYKVETIGDAYCVAGGLHKESPNHAAQIALMAIKMMELSDEVTTPMGEVIRMRIGIHSGSVLAGVVGVKMPRYCLFGNNVTLANKFESCSLPGKINISPTTYRLLKDRPEFAFTPRSREDLPPNFPSDIPGICYFIEASDRRTNDAGGGSATEGAVHT, translated from the exons ATGTTTTGCGCGAAACTGAAGGATCTAAAAATTTCGGGAGAGTGTCCCTTTTCTATGGTCGTCAAAAATAAGGAACCGGGGGATTTTAAAGAAACCGACGACCACCGTGCAAGGGATGCATTACCAATTTCCGAAGAGGTCCATGGAAATATCGCCAGCGTTGTGCCTAAAAGAAAAACGAGCAAAGGCAAAGTTAATCTACATTCGTTAGGGGAAAGCATTCGAAAACTGGTTTGTCCAGAG TTTGAGAATCTTCGAAATGCGATGATCAGAGTCATGAAACAGCAATCAGACCTCACCTG CCCTGCGGAATGCAACGCAGATGTTTGTCAGCTATTGGAAAAACCTGAGCATTTAGTAGACGTCATGAAGAGTTACTCACTGCAAACAG GCATTCACATGGACATGCTGAAGATCTCCTTGGGCTTGGAAGTATTCAGGGACTGTTACGAGGAGTACAGTCACATTCTGGGCGTGGTAGGTGGAGCCCTCCATGACTTCCTCAACAGCTTCAACGTTCTCTTAAAGCAGAGCACGCCTCCCAACCCTGAGGCTCGGCGCTACGTGGACCAGGCCTCCGTACTGTGCCTGGACAAAGACCCGGGACTCCTGACCGTCTACTACTTCAACCCCCATCCCACCACTGAGCTCTTCTTCCCTGGGATCATCCAGGCGGCAGCTGCAGTCCTCTACCGCACGCAGGTGGAGGTAGGGATGGATGTCAGTGGCAAGGACGCAGGCGCGCTGCAGGCCAGTCGACGGCCGCACCTCCTCTACTCGGTGGCGGTGCGTGACGCACGGAACCTGACGCCAAGTCCCATGAGGACGCCCTCGTCCGGGGCCATCTCCCTTGCACTGCTGTACACGACCTTCCCGTTCCACATCCTGCTGGACCAGGACATGGGGCTCCTGCAGATGGGTGACGGGCTGAGGAGACGGCTGGGCCGAGGCAGGGACAACCAGAGGAGACCCGTGTTCCAGGAGCACTTTGCTGTCGTCTCACCCGAAATAAATGCTGACTTCCAGGGCATCCTGACCATGCTCAACACCCAGTTTGTGCTCCGGGTGAAGCAGCAAGGGTCAGGCACAGCAACCCACTCAGGCAAG CCCATGGACCTGAAGGGCCAGATGGTCTTCATGTCCGAGATGAATGCAGTCCTCTTCCTCGGCTCGCCATGCGTGGACCGTCTGGAGGAGCTGACAGGTCGTGGTCTCTACCTGTCCGACATCCCTATCCACAATGCTCTGCGCGACGTGGTGCTGGTGGGTGAACAGGCCCGGGCCCAGGACGGCCTGAAGAGGCGGCTGGGCAAAGCCAAGGCCGCCCTGGAGCAGGCCCACCAGgcgctggaggaggagaagcgACGTACCGTTGAGCTGCTCTACACCATCTTCCCAGGCAATGTGGCGCAGCGTCTGTGGCAGGGCCTGCCTGTGCAGGCCAAGAAGTTCGACCGGGTGACAGTGCTGTTCTCGGACATCGTGGGATTCACAGCCATCTGCTCGCGCTGCACGCCCATGCAGGTggtgagcatgctcagtgagCTGTACACTCGCTTCGACCACCACTGCGGCGAGCTGGACATCTACAAG GTGGAGACTATTGGAGATGCATACTGTGTTGCTGGGGGTTTGCATAAGGAGAGCCCAAACCACGCTGCACAAATCGCTCTCATGGCCATAAAGATGATGGAACTGTCTGATGAGGTCACAACCCCAATGGGGGAGGtcattagg ATGCGAATTGGTATTCATTCCGGTTCGGTTCTGGCGGGCGTGGTTGGCGTAAAGATGCCCCGGTACTGCCTTTTCGGCAATAATGTCACTTTAGCCAACAAGTTTGAGTCCTGCAGTCTACCGGGAAAGATCAACATCAGTCCCACCACCTACAG ACTGCTAAAAGATCGCCCCGAGTTTGCATTCACCCCGCGGTCCAGAGAAGATCTACCGCCCAATTTCCCTTCCGACATCCCTGGCATTTGTTACTTCATCGAGGCGTCCGATCGAAGGACCAACGATGCTGGCGGAGGCTCTGCGACAGAAGGCGCGGTGCACACATAA